The genomic window AGAGTATAAAATGTTATCTATGAAGGAAGCATTAATGAAATGTTTGAGAGATTTTTAATCATCTTCAACAACTTAGATGCTATGAAAATGACACATTTTAAACTAgtgttagaaaaaaaaaattcttaaaaaccTTACAAAAGAGTGGAAAACGAAAAGTACTGTCATAACCGAGAGTAACAACCTTGACAAAATAACCTATGATAAgttgagaaaaaaaattttagctTATGAAATCACACACTTTATCCAAGACACAAAAAAAGAGTGACTATAAAATTCAAAATAGAATCATTAGAAGATGATTTCATTTATCTAAAGACGaaattgtgtttttcttttttcattgttTGTCCAATGAGTCCAAGAAAGATAAgtctttttaatattaaaaaattttaatatatggCTGCAATCAACATACTACTCTATGCTATTAATTTTGAGAAATTTCAAAAAGTttcaaaatgtgaaaaaaaatagtatataaacttttaaatctaactaaatatatttttataaattataaagttcaaattttaaattcaaaaccatttatataaaaaatataataaaaaatatttaagaataatttttttctcttattttaaaaaaaagagtGCTAGAAAGCCAAcaagttttgtgatttgtaaccatcaattagccatcattagtatttttaatggtatgaaaTTTCATCAAATAGTATGAaattactcacttttttttttgctggttaAATACTAAGCAGATTTTCATAAAAGTGCTGacccctagactttttcttttaCATTAGTTGATTAATTTTTTTCTCCTTTATCCCCCCTTCCCACCTTTTTACCTTTTTGGAAGGAGTTTAGGggaattagttaataaaaataagcaagcCAAAAAGtcacaaagaaaaatgaaaaatccaAGAAAACAAAATATAAAGCAGTTTACACGAACCATTAAGAAAATGACttaaataaagactaaaattttgCACAAAAAGTTGCGAATATTTAGAATATTTTTCCCAAAAATATAAATTGGTCCATGCTTTGTTACACCAGATTATGAATAcatgaaaatttaaatatgagTTCTTAATAAATCTCTCATCACAGGTGTGCTCAACATGCAGAACCCAGGACTATCAACCTAACAGGATGataccttctttttctttttctttttttccctgACAAGAACAGGATCATACTTGAAATGACTATAAGATACAGAGAGACAGACTGAGTCAGATAACATTACACTTTTAAAGGGGGAATACATCTAGCTTATTAAAAAACAAATGCAATCTTCAATTAGAAGTGCAGCATGAGAGCATTATTCAATTTCAGATGGCTGAGAAGGTGCAATATCAGGCTTTCAAGGACTCTCCGGCTTTCACTAAATCTTCAAGTGCCTTGGAGATCTGTGCCTCCGACAAGCCTTCCAGTTTGATTCCTTTCTCAACACCAAAATCTAACATAAAGCAACAAATTACAAAAAAAGGAGGGCTCAACTACGCAGATAATCatttcaaaatataaataaaataaaaaaatcatattagAAGAAAGTATCAAAGGCTCACTAATGATCGATATCATGACAGTAAATATGCAGTGTAATTAACCTGAAATGTGTGGATTTATTTCTTATACACATTTTATGTCAATGGAATCCTTAAGCACTCTTCAAGGTCCTCCAAAATCTGTAAATAATGGTAGGAATTTGTTATCTTTATCCCGTTTctgagttattattattattattattattattattcacacAAGGTATCAAGATGTCTTTGTATTGAATTGTCAGACTCTTCATTAGTTCTTATCTGTGGTGCACAATTTGGTGGAATGTGAGAAGACAATATATCAACTAGGATGTTATTGTCAAGATCCCCTTTagtacaacaacaacaacgacaACGAAGTCTTATCCACTAGGTAGGATCAATTAGATGGATCAAATGACGTCATTGTGTCTTATTATATATCATGTTTATAGTAAGACCTTTTACACATCAATCTCCTTTAACCACCTCGTGTATGGTCTTCTTTTGGTACGATtaaacattttcaaaaatttagtatGCAATAGCAAGAAATAAGAAGAAATAATGAGATGTGAGAATAAAAGGTAGTAAGCAATGTGTTCCAACATAACAGAGCGCTAGTGGTTGAAGATCAAGGCAAATACTAAAGCAAGAGAAAAGAAATCATAACCTACATAAGATTCTTGACTCCTACCAAATATAGCTACCTTGTTCACTTAAGGCTTTTCCAAGTGTATAAATATAAAGACTAGAAGAGCATCTGATCAAAAGGGTAGACAAGATGAGAGATAGCTCCCTTAGTTAGGGACAGAAAAAGACCTAAAGAGACCATGAATANNNNNNNNNNNNNNNNNNNNNNNNNNNNNNNNNNNNNNNNNNNNNNNNNNNNNNNNNTAAGCTAATTCTGTATATGATTCATGACAGGCTGTAACTGCACCGTCTGATCCATGCAGTTGACACCCATATAGTGGATAAGGATTTATAGTTGTTGATCaatatttaagaaaagaaaacaatattttattttctttcagcAATTGTTCATATGGTATTTTTTTTTGAGCAACAATGTATAATTTCAGAACGGGGATAGATTTTGCAACTAGGAAGATgcaaatttattttgttttatatccAGTTTGCTGAAAATTGGAGCATCTCAGTTTTCAAAAGATGTAAAAACTCATCCCCATAAAATTATTCTCTCTCAAATGTGGTTATACATTATGTCAAAATGATAGGAAGGAGGGCGATTTGCAAATTGGGAACCAGTTCGCAGGAATGAGCTTACTCAGCCAGAGTGCTGAGTAAACCAACAGCTAGTTAATCAAGTAGGCCACGCATCACAAGATACGTAAATTGGAACGCAAGGAGAAATGACCACGAGTCCCAACTAAATGGAGGCAGTTCATTCACAGGAATGTTCTGCTGCTATCCAATCTGATCTATcaaattcttaaaaattatgtCTCACATGATATGGAAGGAAGAAATCAGCAGCAATGAAGATCATTGCTAATTGTGATTGTAATTGGCTGTTCAGTGTGGATTCTACTGTTTCATTTGTTTTCATTCATTTCATCCTAGATATGCTTGTTCTGTTACATATTATTCTAAAagtcaaaattattttttattaataatatggtGACGAATTCAGATTAAACAGATAAGAACAGGACATAGATGGTGATACCATATCTTGCCCATAGTTGGGGTTCCGCTCCACTGCATTCACGGATCAGTATTGGCAATTTCGGGTTCAAAGTCTTAAGTTCCTTATAGTTCTTTTCCACAAATGTCCTAAGATAATGAAAAAAAGAACATTAATTGATACTCACCTATCTATAAGATGTAAGTAATCAAATCACACTAAGATATGTAAATAATAAAGTGGTGATATTTCCCCCCAAAAAAAGTGAATATAAATATAACCTTGCAGGTGAGCTTGCAGGTGACGACTGGCACATCAAAAACCTAAGCTCCCTTATGTTCTTTGAAAGATGTCCTCTCCATGCCATGGATTCCCTAGctcaatttaataatttatttcagATTTTTCCTCATCACGAGGCAATAAAGAAGGGAGGTAAAACTAAAACCCACAAACACAATGTAAGATAAACTAATACAGGTAGAACTGCCCAAAGTTGCAATGCTAAGCTACAAAGAATTGACAATCAATTAAAAGGCCCCAAAAGTATACACAAAATTCTACTACTTGGAAGTTGGAAACATACTTGCAGTGTTCTTTCATTGCACATAGATGTAAAAGTCTACATGCCAATATTATGAAGACTGATCTCAAAAACAAAAGTTCCAAAAGCAAGAGAATTTTAAAGTGTCTGAACCCCCAAGCATTCACCCAGACAACAACTAACTAAACTCGGGTTAAGATTTCATGATTATTATCATTTTCAGCCCAACCATTATTGAGTTTTCTCCCAATAAGCAAGCAATACTGAGCAATATGATCTAGCAGAAGTTCTACTGCCCAAATTTGGCCACTTATTTACTAGAATTTAAAAAACTTGAAAGAAGAAAGTAGAAACTGCATATTCAAATCATATTACAAAAGTACAACCCTATACCTAGACCCTGATTGCAGAATATCCTTGAAATTCAATAAAATCATAAACAAGAACCAtgataaaaatttcataaaaaaatacataaatacttGGGAAGACTTACAACAACAGATCCAAGGTAAAATTGGATACTTCTACACAATACTAATTTCTGGCATGAGTAACTAATAATAGCTTAGGGTTTCATTGTCTGCCTACATTTCCTCTATTTTAATTTCGCTCATTTGATCATAAACATGAAGAAATCAAGAAACAAAtctcaaaattatatatatgtatgacgGAAGAAATACTGAAATAGACaccaacctttgattaacctttcaACCCTCTCAAAATTCGCTTCGTTAAAAGCAGGTGTTGTTATCTCTATCTCTTGTGGATTTGTACCATCAACAACTCTGAAAGCAAACACCAGATTAAGAGAAGCTTACCATCAACTTGCATATAGATTCTGAATCATGATTAGTTCAAACGGGAGAAGATCAGATAAATAAATACCTTGCTTTTGCCTTGTTCGTGGAAGGTGAGAGTGAGAGGTACGAGAACTTGTTCTCCGTTTCTTCATAACAAGGATCTCCTTCGAAATCGTCACAGTAGGAACCCTGGTCGCTGCTGAGTTCGTGTGGCTCCAAAGGTGAATGTTCGTTCGTCATTGATTCTGTTTCCTGCTTGAGGCTATTCGGTTCAGACTTCAGAGTTCAGAGTTCAGAGGGTTAATAACAATATATATGAATATGATTTCATGACCGTTGCCAGAAAGACTTCACAATTCTAGGAAGGAAAAATTCTAGGGGCATCAATTTTATCAAATTCTGGCATGTAACCATCAAAATCAAAGAAGAGTGAGttattggataaaatctcacattaattttacaccattaaaaacttcattgatggctatttgatgactATAAATCCTAAAAGTTGCTGGCCCCGTAGCATTCCTCTTCTAGGAATAATAAATAGGACAACAATTTAATAGAATTAGGCGTAGAATGCGCTTGAAATTACAATTTTGTCTCCAATAAATATCGCCCGTCTCACCGAGGTTATTCGTAGATTGGAAGAAGTTAGTGTCTGTTTGGATTACAGGTTGTAGATTGTACAGaagtttatataaaattaattttgtaaatttaattttgataaaatttaaatttgtgttaatgtgatttatgtttgacaatttttatattaaaatagattatagtaaaataaatgttatttGAATTAtactatttaaaattatttttaaataaaaaattattaaaaaaaatatcaatttaaataatttttatattatcctatcattttactttagatatttgaataaatcttattaatttattttataataaaattaatatttatttactgaattaaaataacatataaaatttgacaaaatatATTTTAACACATAAAAACACTAAAGAGAGTACTATATAttttataggtttaattactctattgatctctatagttttgcgaaattttcaattaggtttctatattttttttttcattttaattgggtccatgcaccaatttttttttcaattaggttcttCTTGGTAGTAATTagcttaattgtatagggacccaactaaaaaaaattagtgtaagaactcaaataaaaaaaagtataaggactcaattgaaaaaaaatttggtgcagggacccaattaaaaggaaaaaaagtataggaatctaattgaaaattttacagaACTATAggaaccaatagagtaattaaacctattttataatgtcaaacaaaaagaaaatgttcTATAATCTTTTTAGTACCGTTAGTATTCTTTAATTTAGTATCATTTTGgactataaatttttattattcatgACTTTTTTGTTACTTATAATTAGTATGTTCTATAATCTTTTTAGTACCGTTAGTATTCTTTAATTTAGTATCATTTTGgactataaatttttattatttatgacttttttgttacttataattagtatataataaaacaaaaataaaatacaataagaagtacaataaaaaaaattttatacaaaCGTAGTATATAATAATNNNNNNNNNNNNNNNNNNNNNNNNNNNNNNNNNNNNNNNNNNNNNNNNNNNNNNNNNNNNNNNNNNNNNNNNNNNNNNNNNNNNNNNNNNNNNNNNNNNNNNNNNNNNNNNNNNNNNNNNNNNNNNNNNNNNNNNNNNNNNNNNNNNNNNNNNNNNNNNNNNNNNNNNNNNNNNNNNNNNNNNNNNNNNNNNNNNNNNNNNNNNNNNNNNNNNNNNNNNNNNNNNNNNNNNNNNNNNNNNNNNNNNNNNNNNNNNNNNNNNNNNNNNNNNNNNNNNNNNNNNNNNNNNNNNNNNNNNNNNNNNNNNNNNNNNNNNNNNNNNNNNNNNNNNNNNNNNNNNNNNNNNNNNNNNNNNNNNNNNNNNNNNNNNNNNNNNNNNNNNNNNNNNNNNNNNNNNNNNNNNNNNNNNNNNNNNNNNNNNNNNNNNNNNNNNNNNNNNNNNNNNNNNNNNNNNNNNNNNNNNNNNNNNNNNNNNNNNNNNNNNNNNNNNNNNNNNNNNNNNNNNNNNNNNNNNNNNNNNNNNNNNNNNNNNNNNNNNNNNNNNNNNNNNNNNNNNNNNNNNNNNNNNNNNNNNNNNNNNNNNNNNNNNNNNNNNNNNNNNNNNNNNNNNNNNNNNNNNNNNNNNNNNNNNNNNNNNNNNNNNNNNNNNNNNNNNNNNNNNNNNNNNNNNNNNNNNNNNNNNNNNNNNNNNNNNNNNNNNNNNNNNNNNNNNNNNNNNNNNNNNNNNNNNNNNNNNNNNNNNNNNNNNNNNNNNNNNNNNNNNNNNNNNNNNNNNNNNNNNNNNNNNNNNNNNNNNNNNNNNNNNNNNNNNNNNNNNNNNNNNNNNNNNNNNNNNNNNNNNNNNNNNNNNNNNNNNNNNNNNNNNNNNNNNNNNNNNNNNNNNNNNNNNNNNNNNNNNNNNNNNNNNNNNNNNNNNNNNNNNNNNNNNNNNNNNNNNNNNNNNNNNNNNNNNNNNNNNNNNNNNNNNNNNNNNNNNNNNNNNNNNNNNNNNNNNNNNNNNNNNNNNNNNNNNNNNNNNNNNNNNNNNNNNNNNNNNNNNNNNNNNNNNNNNNNNNNNNNNNNNNNNNNNNNNNNNNNNNNNNNNNNNNNNNNNNNNNNNNNNNNNNNNNNNNNNNNNNNNNNNNNNNNNNNNNNNNNNNNNNNNNNNNNNNNNNNNNNNNNNNNNNNNNNNNNNNNNNNNNNNNNNNNNNNNNNNNNNNNNNNNNNNNNNNNNNNNNNNNNNNNNNNNNNNNNNNNNNNNNNNNNNNNNNNNNNNNNNNNNNNNNNNNNNNNNNNNNNNNNNNNNNNNNNNNNNNNNNNNNNNNNNNNNNNNNNNNNNNNNNNNNNNNNNNNNNNNNNNNNNNNNNNNNNNNNNNNNNNNNNNNNNNNNNNNNNNNNNNNNNNNNNNNNNNNNNNNNNNNNNNNNNNNNNNNNNNNNNNNNNNNNNNNNNNNNNNNNNNNNNNNNNNNNNNNNNNNNNNNNNNNNNNNNNNNNNNNNNNNNNNNNNNNNNNNNNNNNNNNNNNNNNNNNNNNNNNNNNNNNNNNNNNNNNNNNNNNNNNNNNNNNNNNNNNNNNNNNNNNNNNNNNNNNNNNNNNNNNNNNNNNNNNNNNNNNNNNNNNNNNNNNNNNNNNNNNNNNNNNNNNNNNNNNNNNNNNNNNNNNNNNNNNNNNNNNNNNNNNNNNNNNNNNNNNNNNNNNNNNNNNNNNNNNNNNNNNNNNNNNNNNNNNNNNNNNNNNNNNNNNNNNNNNNNNNNNNNNNNNNNNNNNNNNNNNNNNNNNNNNNNNNNNNNNNNNNNNNNNNNNNNNNNNNNNNNNNNNNNNNNNNNNNNNNNNNNNNNNNNNNNNNNNNNNNNNNNNNNNNNNNNNNNNNNNNNNNNNNNNNNNNNNNNNNNNNNNNNNNNNNNNNNNNNNNNNNNNNNNNNNNNNNNNNNNNNNNNNNNNNNNNNNNNNNNNNNNNNNNNNNNNNNNNNNNNNNNNNNNNNNNNNNNNNNNNNNNNNNNNNNNNNNNNNNNNNNNNNNNNNNNNNNNNNNNNNNNNNNNNNNNNNNNNNNNNNNNNNNNNNNNNNNNNNNNNNNNNNNNNNNNNNNNNNNNNNNNNNNNNNNNNNNNNNNNNNNNNNNNNNNNNNNNNNNNNNNNNNNNNNNNNNNNNNNNNNNNNNNNNNNNNNNNNNNNNNNNNNNNNNNNNNNNNNNNNNNNNNNNNNNNNNNNNNNNNNNNNNNNNNNNNNNNNNNNNNNNNNNNNNNNNNNNNNNNNNNNNNNNNNNNNNNNNNNNNNNNNNNNNNNNNNNNNNNNNNNNNNNNNNNNNNNNNNNNNNNNNNNNNNNNNNNNNNNNNNNNNNNNNNNNNNNNNNNNNNNNNNNNNNNNNNNNNNNNNNNNNNNNNNNNNNNNNNNNNNNNNNNNNNNNNNNNNNNNNNNNNNNNNNNNNNNNNNNNNNNNNNNNNNNNNNNNNNNNNNNNNNNNNNNNNNNNNNNNNNNNNNNNNNNNNNNNNNNNNNNNNNNNNNNNNNNNNNNNNNNNNNNNNNNNNNNNNNNNNNNNNNNNNNNNNNNNNNNNNNNNNNNNNNNNNNNNNNNNNNNNNNNNNNNNNNNNNNNNNNNNNNNNNNNNNNNNNNNNNNNNNNNNNNNNNNNNNNNNNNNNNNNNNNNNNNNNNNNNNNNNNNNNNNNNNNNNNNNNNNNNNNNNNNNNNNNNNNNNNNNNNNNNNNNNNNNNNNNNNNNNNNNNNNNNNNNNNNNNNNNNNNNNNNNNNNNNNNNNNNNNNNNNNNNNNNNNNNNNNNNNNNNNNNNNNNNNNNNNNNNNNNNNNNNNNNNNNNNNNNNNNNNNNNNNNNNNNNNNNNNNNNNNNNNNNNNNNNNNNNNNNNNNNNNNNNNNNNNNNNNNNNNNNNNNNNNNNNNNNNNNNNNNNNNNNNNNNNNNNNNNNNNNNNNNNNNNNNNNNNNNNNNNNNNNNNNNNNNNNNNNNNNNNNNNNNNNNNNNNNNNNNNNNNNNNNNNNNNNNNNNNNNNNNNNNNNNNNNNNNNNNNNNNNNNNNNNNNNNNNNNNNNNNNNNNNNNNNNNNNNNNNNNNNNNNNNNNNNNNNNNNNNNNNNNNNNNNNNNNNNNNNNNNNNNNNNNNNNNNNNNNNNNNNNNNNNNNNNNNNNNNNNNNNNNNNNNNNNNNNNNNNNNNNNNNNNNNNNNNNNNNNNNNNNNNNNNNNNNNNNNNNNNNNNNNNNNNNNNNNNNNNNNNNNNNNNNNNNNNNNNNNNNNNNNNNNNNNNNNNNNNNNNNNNNNNNNNNNNNNNNNNNNNNNNNNNNNNNNNNNNNNNNNNNNNNNNNNNNNNNNNNNNNNNNNNNNNNNNNNNNNNNNNNNNNNNNNNNNNNNNNNNNNNNNNNNNNNNNNNNNNNNNNNNNNNNNNNNNNNNNNNNNNNNNNNNNNN from Arachis ipaensis cultivar K30076 chromosome B09, Araip1.1, whole genome shotgun sequence includes these protein-coding regions:
- the LOC107619265 gene encoding NADH dehydrogenase [ubiquinone] 1 alpha subcomplex subunit 2 codes for the protein MAWRGHLSKNIRELRFLMCQSSPASSPARTFVEKNYKELKTLNPKLPILIRECSGAEPQLWARYDFGVEKGIKLEGLSEAQISKALEDLVKAGESLKA